The Anopheles coluzzii chromosome 2, AcolN3, whole genome shotgun sequence genome window below encodes:
- the LOC120949849 gene encoding omega-amidase NIT2-like codes for MNRMARAGFRIALLQLKVGADKAQNIENALAKIRSAVADKGARVVALPECFNSPYGTQHFPAYAEEIPSGETSRSLAAIAKELGIYLIGGTIPEKCRTDSKLYNTCTVWSPEGSLLATYRKIHLFDINIPGGITFRESDVLTGGSTLATVAIDGAKVGLGICYDMRFDELARLYRNQGCDMLIYPGAFNMKTGPLHWELLARGRANDTQSYVATISPARDPAAGYVAWGHSMVVDPWAKVVAEANEEEATVVADVNLQTVDEVRAQIPIFSQRRTDLYATNALKK; via the exons ATGAACAGGATGGCACGCG CCGGTTTCCGAATTGCTCTGCTTCAGCTAAAAGTCGGAGCCGACAAGGCACAAAACATCGAAAACGCGCTGGCCAAAATACGCTCCGCCGTGGCAGACAAGGGTGCTCGCGTGGTAGCGCTGCCCGAATGTTTCAATTCCCCGTACGGTACGCAACACTTTCCGGCGTACGCGGAAGAGATACCGTCCGGTGAGACGAGCCGCAGCCTGGCGGCAATCGCGAAAGAGCTCGGCATCTATCTGATCGGCGGTACAATTCCGGAAAAATGCCGCACGGACAGCAAGCTGTACAACACCTGTACCGTGTGGTCGCCGGAAGGGTCCCTGCTGGCGACGTACCGCAAAATCCATCTGTTCGACATCAACATTCCGGGTGGGATTACGTTCCGCGAGTCGGACGTCCTGACCGGCGGCAGCACACTGGCGACGGTGGCCATCGACGGGGCGAAGGTTGGCCTTGGCATCTGCTACGACATGCGGTTCGACGAGCTGGCAAGGCTGTACCGCAATCAGGGCTGCGATATGCTGATCTACCCGGGCGCGTTCAACATGAAGACGGGCCCGCTGCACTGGGAGCTGTTGGCGCGGGGCCGTGCGAACGATACGCAATCGTACGTGGCGACCATTTCGCCGGCACGCGACCCAGCCGCCGGGTACGTTGCCTGGGGCCATTCGATGGTGGTCGACCCGTGGGCCAAGGTCGTCGCCGAGGCGAACGAGGAGGAAGCGACCGTTGTCGCCGATGTGAATCTCCAGACGGTGGATGAAGTACGGGCACAGATTCCAATATTTAGCCAGCGGCGCACTGACCTGTACGCGACGAACGCACTGAAGAAGTAG
- the LOC120950524 gene encoding phytanoyl-CoA dioxygenase domain-containing protein 1 — MRNRLIDQIREDGFAVIDDFLTPDEVQELLQVGQNLHKDAPKEERKVFSAKADSKSAQSREQYFLESADKVRYFFEEGAVGENGELLVDPAIALNKVGHALHTEHPAFEEVTFSNRVKEVCWQLGFRRPAVAQSMYIFKNPGIGGEVKSHQDATYLYTEPSTTIGFWIPLEDATLQNGCLHFIKGSHKSGVHRRWIRNPDKGADELLVYDRPAPLYPQSNFVAVPVKAGSCVLIHSQAVHRSDANKSDRSRHAYTFHVIETEDCEYSKENWLQPAEDHPFPVLYERK; from the exons ATGAGGAACCGTCTGATCGATCAG ATCCGTGAGGATGGTTTCGCCGTGATCGATGACTTTCTGACACCGGACGAGGTTCAGGAACTGTTGCAAGTTGGCCAGAATTTACACAAGGACGCACCGAAGGAGGAGCGCAAAGTGTTCAGCGCCAAGGCGGACAGCAAATCGGCCCAGAGTCGGGAGCAGTACTTTCTCGAAAGTGCCGACAAGGTGCGCTACTTCTTCGAGGAAGGTGCGGTCGGTGAAAACGGTGAACTGCTGGTTGATCCGGCAATCGCACTGAACAAGGTGGGCCACGCACTGCACACCGAACATCCGGCCTTCGAGGAGGTTACGTTCTCGAATCGGGTGAAGGAGGTGTGCTGGCAGCTGGGCTTTCGCCGGCCGGCCGTAGCGCAGAGTATGTACATCTTTAAGAATCCGGGCATTGGCGGGGAGGTTAAATCCCATCAGGACGCCACGTACCTGTACACGGAACCGAGCACCACGATCGGATTCTGGATACCGCTGGAGGATGCAACGCTACAGAACGGGTGTCTACACTTCATCAAGGGTTCACACAAAAGCGGAGTCCATCGTCG ATGGATTCGCAACCCGGACAAGGGAGCGGACGAGCTGCTAGTCTACGATCGGCCGGCACCACTCTACCCGCAGTCCAACTTTGTCGCCGTGCCGGTAAAGGCTGGTTCGTGCGTCCTCATCCACAGCCAGGCCGTACACCGCAGCGATGCGAACAAGTCGGACCGTAGCCGGCACGCGTACACCTTCCACGTGATCGAAACCGAAGACTGTGAATATTCCAAAGAGAACTGGCTGCAACCGGCCGAGGATCACCCGTTTCCGGTGCTGTACGAACGGAAATAA
- the LOC120950525 gene encoding omega-amidase NIT2-like: protein MSTLRVALVQLYGRPTKQECIANAISQIRQAKDRGARLIILPECFNSPYSTAEFGRHAEEIPRGETSQALAKVAAELGVYLVGGTYPEREGTRLYNTCPVFGPKGELLCKYRKLHLFDMDIPGRCTFQESAALTAGDRLATFSIGSLKIGLGICWDKRFPELAACYRQLGCDMMIFPSAFDPYTGPLHWDLLGRARALDNQMFVALVSPARDPTTEYVAYGYSLMCDPWGRVLCRAKEEQELLITDIDLKMCGEIKQQIPILRQKRGDIYELKAMK from the coding sequence ATGTCCACACTACGCGTAGCTTTGGTGCAGTTGTACGGTCGTCCGACGAAGCAGGAGTGCATTGCTAATGCGATCAGCCAGATTCGGCAAGCGAAGGATCGCGGTGCACGGTTGATCATTCTACCGGAGTGTTTCAACTCCCCGTACAGTACGGCCGAGTTTGGGCGGCATGCCGAGGAAATTCCACGCGGTGAAACGAGCCAAGCGCTGGCGAAGGTGGCGGCGGAACTCGGCGTCTATCTGGTCGGTGGTACATATCCGGAGCGCGAGGGCACCAGGCTGTACAACACCTGTCCCGTGTTTGGACCCAAGGGTGAACTGCTGTGCAAGTACAGGAAGCTGCATCTGTTCGATATGGACATCCCGGGGCGGTGTACCTTCCAGGAGTCGGCCGCACTGACCGCAGGCGATCGGTTGGCAACGTTCTCGATCGGATCGCTGAAGATTGGGCTTGGCATTTGTTGGGACAAGCGGTTCCCCGAGCTGGCGGCTTGCTACCGACAGCTGGGCTGTGATATGATGATCTTCCCGTCCGCGTTCGATCCGTACACGGGACCGCTGCACTGGGATCTGTTGGGGCGCGCGAGAGCTTTAGACAATCAGATGTTTGTGGCGCTGGTATCGCCGGCCCGCGACCCAACGACCGAGTACGTAGCGTACGGCTATTCGTTGATGTGCGATCCCTGGGGTCGGGTGCTGTGTCGGGCAAAGGAGGAGCAAGAATTGCTCATCACCGACATCGATCTCAAGATGTGCGGCGAGATTAAGCAGCAGATACCGATCCTGCGTCAGAAGCGGGGCGATATTTACGAACTAAAAGCTATGAAATAG